A single region of the Methylocystis echinoides genome encodes:
- a CDS encoding DUF2336 domain-containing protein, which yields MHSDYMERRTEQGAILREIVDQFLERQVHPPADYRQFEQLTLGMIDILDAPSVARILRPLCSHPETSQAIFDRLAAKGGPCAELATQFSPHVTREAMLAAARGSDPAMACAVARRADLDVDIIGALLRRGEPETMRALAENQAARFDASARRAMIEAARGNLTFARMLLDRGDFGAEDEALFLAARRQERGNMMLKAIRRVLASDGGRGLDADPERAARIEAAALRRDREAMAAVIAEAFLCRKTRARMIIDDPGGELLALALTALGVNPDAATRIFLCAEPAIAHDTTVVRGLVDLTKLVPPLAAAEIVVAATGGWLRSEPVAVERAS from the coding sequence ATGCACTCAGATTACATGGAACGTCGGACGGAACAGGGCGCGATCCTGCGGGAGATCGTCGACCAGTTTCTCGAGCGACAGGTGCATCCGCCGGCGGATTACAGGCAGTTCGAACAACTTACGCTGGGAATGATCGACATTCTGGACGCCCCCTCCGTCGCGCGCATCCTTCGCCCGCTGTGTTCGCATCCCGAGACGTCTCAGGCGATCTTCGATCGGCTGGCGGCCAAGGGAGGGCCTTGCGCGGAGCTCGCGACGCAGTTTTCACCACATGTCACGCGCGAGGCCATGCTGGCGGCGGCGCGCGGGAGCGATCCGGCGATGGCCTGCGCCGTGGCGCGCCGCGCCGATCTCGACGTCGACATCATCGGCGCCCTGTTGCGTCGGGGCGAGCCCGAGACCATGCGGGCGCTGGCCGAAAATCAGGCCGCCCGCTTCGACGCCAGCGCGCGCCGCGCCATGATCGAGGCGGCGCGGGGCAATCTGACCTTCGCCCGCATGCTGCTCGACCGCGGCGATTTCGGCGCCGAGGACGAGGCGCTGTTCCTCGCCGCCCGCCGGCAGGAGCGCGGGAACATGATGCTCAAGGCCATCCGCCGTGTTCTCGCGTCGGATGGCGGGCGGGGCCTGGATGCTGATCCCGAACGGGCGGCGAGGATCGAGGCCGCCGCCCTTCGTCGCGACCGCGAAGCCATGGCGGCCGTCATCGCGGAGGCGTTCCTCTGTCGCAAGACGCGCGCGCGCATGATCATCGACGATCCTGGCGGCGAACTGCTGGCGCTGGCGCTGACGGCGCTGGGGGTCAATCCCGATGCGGCGACCCGCATCTTCCTTTGCGCCGAACCGGCCATCGCCCATGACACGACCGTGGTGCGCGGGCTCGTGGATCTCACCAAGCTGGTCCCGCCGCTGGCGGCCGCGGAGATTGTCGTGGCGGCCACGGGCGGATGGCTCCGGTCCGAGCCGGTTGCGGTGGAGCGGGCGAGCTAG